The proteins below come from a single Pseudomonas chlororaphis genomic window:
- a CDS encoding heat-shock protein produces MKNASPARACGIDFGTSNSTVGWLRPGMETLIELEDGKITLPSVVFFNLEERRPVYGRLALHEYLEGYEGRLMRSLKSLLGSKLIKHDTSVLGTAMPFKDLLGLFIGQLKQRAEAAAGREFEEVVLGRPVFFVDDDELADQEAENTLADVARAIGFKEVSFQYEPIAAAFDYESTIAKEELVLIVDIGGGTSDFSLVRLSPQRRNHDNRHADILATGGVHIGGTDFDKQLSLQGLMPLFGYGSRMKSGAYMPTSHHMNLATWHTINAVYAQKSTLALNSMRYDIEDTGGIDRLFKLIEQRAGHWLAMEVEETKIQLTHTDQRHVALDRIEPGLSVDLSRALFESAIDGLLERVRASVTQLLGDANVGVEQVDTVFFTGGSSGIPALRNSVSAMLPQAKHVEGNIFGSIGSGLAIEAMKRYG; encoded by the coding sequence ATGAAAAACGCATCCCCGGCCCGTGCCTGCGGTATCGACTTCGGCACGTCCAACTCCACCGTCGGCTGGCTGCGCCCCGGCATGGAAACGTTGATCGAGCTGGAGGACGGCAAGATCACCCTGCCGTCGGTGGTCTTTTTCAATCTTGAGGAACGTCGGCCCGTGTATGGCCGCCTGGCCCTGCACGAGTACCTGGAAGGCTACGAAGGCCGGCTGATGCGCTCGCTCAAGAGCCTGCTGGGTTCCAAGCTGATCAAGCACGACACCAGCGTGCTGGGCACGGCCATGCCATTCAAGGACCTGCTGGGGCTGTTCATCGGCCAACTGAAGCAACGCGCCGAAGCCGCCGCGGGTCGGGAATTCGAAGAAGTGGTGCTGGGCCGTCCGGTGTTTTTCGTCGATGACGATGAACTGGCCGACCAGGAAGCCGAGAACACCCTGGCGGACGTCGCCCGGGCGATTGGTTTCAAGGAGGTGTCGTTCCAGTACGAGCCCATCGCGGCCGCCTTCGACTATGAATCGACCATCGCGAAAGAAGAACTGGTGCTGATCGTCGACATCGGCGGCGGTACCTCGGACTTCTCCCTGGTGCGCCTGTCACCGCAACGGCGTAACCACGACAACCGTCATGCCGACATCCTCGCCACCGGCGGCGTGCACATCGGCGGGACCGACTTCGACAAGCAGTTGAGCTTGCAGGGCCTGATGCCGCTGTTCGGCTACGGCAGCCGGATGAAAAGCGGTGCCTACATGCCCACCAGCCACCACATGAACCTGGCGACCTGGCACACCATCAACGCGGTGTACGCGCAGAAATCCACCCTCGCCCTGAACAGCATGCGCTACGACATCGAGGACACCGGCGGCATCGACCGGCTGTTCAAGTTGATCGAACAGCGCGCCGGGCACTGGCTGGCCATGGAAGTCGAGGAAACCAAGATCCAGCTGACCCACACCGATCAACGCCATGTGGCCCTGGACCGGATCGAGCCGGGCCTGAGCGTGGACCTGAGCCGGGCACTGTTCGAATCAGCCATCGACGGGCTGTTGGAGCGGGTGCGCGCCAGCGTCACGCAGCTGCTCGGCGATGCCAACGTCGGCGTCGAGCAGGTCGACACGGTGTTCTTTACCGGCGGCTCCAGCGGCATTCCGGCGCTGCGCAACAGCGTCTCGGCGATGCTGCCCCAGGCCAAGCATGTCGAAGGCAACATCTTCGGCAGCATTGGCAGTGGGTTGGCGATCGAGGCGATGAAGCGTTACGGCTAA